The following proteins are encoded in a genomic region of Cydia strobilella chromosome 19, ilCydStro3.1, whole genome shotgun sequence:
- the LOC134750052 gene encoding sarcoplasmic calcium-binding protein, with product MAISLVRFGLRSAVFNLERSAAIISSPSAQNQLKLIHTKAICNGSVCYLQDKPRDELVVESAIRRYSKQHGRPEENRRKRDSDSDSASDSDTECKGHDRSEFWRRKMRTVHNILDVDKDGLISFNDFTLLANRFQSLGHLDEQQAKEFSEIIKHTWEEQWGAIDPYNYVTVEQYLEDMNHVLNDKALKKKAHRWLPYLFKAVDKDKSGFISVKEFKLFFQCLGLDNEHAAVAFAVIDVNGDGKLSLKEFVKLGKEFFFTEDEKRVSKMFWGPLVQV from the exons atggCGATCTCTTTAGTGAGATTTGGACTAAGGTCCGCTGTTTTCAACTTGGAAAGGAGTGCCGCGATTATATCAAGCCCCAGTGCCCAAAATCAATTGAAG CTAATTCACACAAAAGCAATATGCAACGGCAGCGTCTGCTACCTGCAAGACAAGCCGCGGGATGAGCTAGTGGTGGAGAGCGCCATCAGGCGGTACAGCAAGCAGCACGGCAGGCCAGAGGAGAACAGGAGGAAACGGGACAGCGATAGCGACAGCGCCAGTGATTCTGATACTGAATGCAAGGGACATGATCGG TCAGAATTCTGGCGACGCAAGATGCGCACAGTGCACAACATCCTGGACGTAGACAAGGACGGGCTGATCTCGTTCAACGACTTCACACTGCTGGCGAACCGCTTCCAAAGCCTCGGTCATCTTGATGAGCAGCAGGCCAAGGAGTTCTCCGAGATTATCAAG CACACATGGGAAGAGCAGTGGGGCGCCATCGACCCCTACAATTACGTGACCGTGGAACAGTACTTAGAAGATATGAACCACGTGCTCAACGACAAGGCCCTCAAGAAGAAGGCACACCGCTGGCTGCCGTACCTCTTCAAG GCGGTAGACAAGGACAAGTCCGGGTTCATATCAGTGAAGGAGTTCAAGCTGTTCTTCCAGTGCTTGGGGTTAGACAACGAACATGCAGCTGTTGCTTTTGCCGTTATCGATGTTAATGGG GACGGCAAACTCTCCTTAAAAGAGTTCGTGAAGCTCGGCAAAGAGTTTTTTTTCACCGAAGACGAGAAGCGAGTTTCCAAGATGTTCTGGGGCCCTCTAGTCCAAGTGTAA